The following coding sequences lie in one Rutidosis leptorrhynchoides isolate AG116_Rl617_1_P2 chromosome 4, CSIRO_AGI_Rlap_v1, whole genome shotgun sequence genomic window:
- the LOC139842015 gene encoding uncharacterized protein, with product MKAPMHLIEKGALYRKSFLGPHLLCLSPSQVEVIIREVREALCALHSGHKTVASKIMRLGHYWPSMQFKGNSFRDWCQELNVKQTFTSDAHSEANDQCEVTNREIVLGIKARLGLCRKGWVDELPNVLWEHRTIPKGSNNETPFNMDSDI from the exons ATGAAAGCACCAATGCATTTAATAGAAAAAGGAGCACTTTATAGAAAGTCCTTTTTGGGACCACATTTACTATGTTTAAGTCCTAGTCAAGTTGAGGTGATCATTAGAGAAGTTCGCGAAGCGTTGTGTGCTTTGCATTCAGGGCACAAGACAGTTGCATCTAAAATAATGCGACTTGGACACTATTGGCCGTCAAT GCAATTTAAGGGAAACTCTTTTAGGGATTGGTGCCAAGAATTGAATGTAAAACAAACATTCACATCAGATGCACACTCTGAGGCTAATGATCAATGTGAAGTTACAAATCGCGAAATTGTGCTGGGTATTAAAGCAAGACTTGGTTTATGTCGAAAGGGTTGGGTGGATGAATTACCTAACGTGCTTTGGGAACACCGCACAATACCAAAAGGCTCTAACAATGAAACACCATTCAATATGGATAGTGACATTTGA